A genomic stretch from Cyanobacteria bacterium QS_8_64_29 includes:
- a CDS encoding dolichyl-phosphate-mannose--protein O-mannosyl transferase has protein sequence MGWRVSFARFRGTRQAEFRWALAAVALLALGLRFWHLAQPECLVFDEVYYAQFAHNYLTGTPFFNVHPPLSQYLIAGGLWLSERLPIAQELTVAIDGVARPTFGLRFANALAGSLVPLAASGVAYQLTQRRGCALLAGLFLATDGLFLVESRYALSNTYIVLFGLLAQWLGLRALRHGGCRWELALAGLCLGAAIATKWNGLGFVLGLVAFWGLARYLRWQQPGQLPELLQQWARLRPAAIAGYLGLVPLLTYSLLWTPHLAMNPQLGFGDVHARIWNYHQQVERGSQVHPYCSRWYSWPLMVRPVAYAYQKQEASVRAVHAMGNPVLWWASTVTVAGLLPVALGRWGARAPASSAITLFLLAGYAANWLPWAAVGRCTFIYHYLEAYALALIALAWGLERGWWSRQQVPRSASLAVLGLALAAFAFWLPVHYGLPLSMPGYQERMWFSSWI, from the coding sequence ATGGGCTGGCGCGTTAGCTTCGCTCGTTTCAGGGGGACGCGCCAGGCCGAGTTCCGCTGGGCGCTGGCTGCAGTAGCGCTGCTTGCGCTGGGCTTGCGCTTCTGGCACCTCGCGCAGCCCGAGTGCCTCGTTTTTGATGAAGTTTACTACGCCCAGTTTGCCCATAACTATTTAACGGGCACGCCGTTTTTCAACGTCCATCCGCCGCTGAGCCAGTACCTCATAGCTGGGGGGCTGTGGCTGAGCGAGCGCTTGCCCATCGCTCAGGAGTTAACGGTCGCCATTGACGGCGTGGCGCGCCCCACCTTCGGCCTGCGCTTTGCCAATGCGCTGGCTGGTTCGCTGGTACCGCTTGCGGCCAGCGGCGTGGCGTACCAGCTGACGCAGCGCCGCGGCTGCGCGCTGCTCGCCGGGCTGTTTCTGGCAACCGATGGGTTGTTTTTGGTGGAGTCGCGCTATGCCCTCAGCAATACCTACATCGTTCTGTTTGGCCTGTTGGCGCAGTGGCTGGGGCTGCGCGCCCTGCGCCACGGTGGATGCCGCTGGGAGCTGGCGCTAGCCGGCCTGTGCCTGGGCGCCGCGATCGCCACCAAGTGGAACGGCCTGGGGTTTGTCCTGGGCTTGGTGGCGTTCTGGGGGCTGGCACGGTACCTGCGCTGGCAGCAGCCGGGCCAGCTTCCCGAGCTGCTGCAGCAGTGGGCGCGGCTGCGCCCTGCCGCGATCGCGGGGTATCTGGGGCTCGTGCCGCTGCTGACTTATAGCCTGCTGTGGACCCCGCACTTAGCCATGAACCCCCAACTGGGGTTTGGGGACGTGCACGCGCGGATTTGGAATTACCACCAGCAGGTCGAGCGCGGGTCGCAAGTGCACCCCTACTGCTCGCGCTGGTATAGCTGGCCGCTCATGGTGCGCCCGGTGGCCTATGCCTACCAAAAGCAGGAAGCAAGCGTGCGCGCGGTTCATGCCATGGGCAACCCAGTCCTGTGGTGGGCCTCGACAGTGACAGTGGCGGGACTGCTGCCAGTCGCGCTCGGCCGATGGGGCGCCCGCGCGCCCGCCTCCAGCGCGATCACGCTGTTCCTACTAGCCGGCTACGCTGCCAACTGGCTGCCCTGGGCGGCGGTGGGGCGCTGCACCTTTATCTACCACTACTTGGAAGCCTACGCCTTGGCCCTTATCGCCTTGGCGTGGGGCCTGGAGCGCGGCTGGTGGAGCCGGCAGCAGGTGCCGCGCAGCGCAAGCCTGGCCGTGCTGGGGCTGGCCTTGGCCGCGTTTGCCTTTTGGTTGCCGGTGCACTACGGCTTGCCGCTCTCCATGCCGGGCTATCAGGAGCGCATGTGGTTCTCCAGCTGGATTTAG
- a CDS encoding 30S ribosomal protein S21 — MTQVVVGQNENIESALRRFKRQVSKAGVFADIKRRRFHETPADKRKRKAAARRKKRR, encoded by the coding sequence ATGACACAAGTGGTTGTCGGTCAGAACGAAAACATCGAATCGGCGCTGCGCCGCTTCAAGCGGCAAGTCTCCAAAGCCGGCGTTTTTGCCGACATCAAGCGCCGCCGCTTTCACGAAACCCCCGCTGACAAGCGCAAGCGCAAAGCTGCGGCGCGGCGCAAAAAGCGGCGCTAA
- the cobI gene encoding precorrin-2 C(20)-methyltransferase — translation MRAGTLYGISVGPGDPELISLKGLRRLQQADVVAFPARVGGKPGMAQQIVAPWLAPEQQQLPLHFPYVRASDVLNRAWRAAAERVWQPLQRGQSVAFACEGDVGFYSTFAYLAATLQQHYPQASVEAVPGVCSPLAAAAATGEPLVEGDRCLAVLPALYAPDRLEAALAWADTLVLLKAGSVYPQLWDALQAKQLLARSCAIERVGWPQQRLYCDLRERRQLQLSYFSLLIVWARP, via the coding sequence GTGCGAGCGGGCACTCTCTACGGCATTAGCGTGGGGCCCGGCGATCCGGAGCTGATCTCGCTCAAGGGATTGCGCCGCCTGCAACAGGCCGACGTCGTCGCCTTTCCGGCCCGGGTGGGGGGCAAGCCGGGCATGGCGCAGCAGATTGTGGCCCCCTGGCTGGCGCCCGAGCAACAGCAGCTGCCGCTTCACTTTCCCTACGTGCGCGCCAGCGACGTTCTCAATCGTGCCTGGCGGGCCGCCGCCGAGCGCGTCTGGCAGCCCCTGCAGCGCGGGCAGAGCGTGGCCTTTGCCTGCGAAGGCGATGTGGGCTTCTACAGCACCTTTGCCTACCTGGCTGCCACCTTGCAGCAGCACTACCCCCAGGCGAGCGTGGAGGCCGTGCCCGGCGTGTGCTCGCCGCTGGCAGCGGCCGCGGCGACTGGGGAACCGTTGGTGGAAGGCGATCGCTGCTTGGCCGTGCTCCCGGCACTGTACGCCCCAGATCGCCTGGAGGCTGCCCTAGCGTGGGCGGATACGCTCGTGCTGCTCAAAGCTGGCTCGGTTTATCCCCAGCTCTGGGACGCGTTGCAAGCCAAGCAGCTACTGGCGCGCAGCTGCGCCATCGAGCGCGTTGGCTGGCCCCAGCAGCGCCTCTACTGCGACCTGCGCGAGCGCCGCCAGCTGCAGTTGAGCTACTTCTCGCTGCTGATCGTCTGGGCGCGGCCTTAA
- a CDS encoding lipase → MPHPTVILPGYLAGARPYRPLEAVLAQQGYPAATVPLARRSWLPTLGGRSMVPILRQLHRTVQQVLQRHQASQVNLIGHSAGGWIARIYLGHAPYDIHGDVSGNAAVWGAHPQVATLVTLGTPHASRERWTRRNLDFVERHYPGAFYPNVRYVCAAGRAVYGRRPRHWLAYNSYKLTGGDGNCWGDGITPVASAHLSGATNLTLEGIWHSPRSPGPWYGSPQARQAWLPYLQ, encoded by the coding sequence ATGCCACATCCGACCGTCATTTTACCGGGGTACTTGGCCGGGGCCCGGCCCTACCGGCCGCTCGAGGCCGTGCTAGCGCAACAAGGCTACCCGGCGGCCACCGTGCCGCTGGCGCGCCGGAGCTGGCTGCCCACGCTGGGCGGCCGCTCGATGGTGCCCATCCTGCGGCAGCTCCATCGGACCGTGCAGCAGGTGTTGCAGCGGCACCAGGCCTCGCAGGTCAACCTCATCGGTCATTCGGCCGGCGGCTGGATCGCGCGCATCTATTTAGGCCATGCCCCCTACGACATTCACGGCGATGTTAGCGGCAATGCGGCCGTTTGGGGCGCGCATCCGCAGGTGGCCACGCTGGTGACGCTGGGAACGCCCCACGCCAGCCGCGAGCGCTGGACCCGGCGCAACCTGGATTTTGTCGAGCGGCACTATCCGGGGGCGTTCTACCCCAACGTGCGCTACGTCTGCGCGGCCGGGCGCGCCGTCTACGGCCGGCGGCCCCGCCACTGGCTGGCCTACAACAGCTACAAGCTCACCGGCGGCGACGGCAACTGCTGGGGTGATGGCATCACACCCGTGGCCTCGGCACACCTGAGCGGCGCTACCAACCTGACCCTCGAGGGCATTTGGCACTCGCCGCGATCGCCGGGGCCGTGGTACGGCTCGCCCCAGG